The following proteins are encoded in a genomic region of Vigna radiata var. radiata cultivar VC1973A unplaced genomic scaffold, Vradiata_ver6 scaffold_332, whole genome shotgun sequence:
- the LOC106778479 gene encoding B-box zinc finger protein 24: MKIQCDVCERAPATVICCADEAALCAKCDVEVHAANKLASKHQRLLLQCLSNKLPRCDICQDKPAFIFCVEDRALFCQDCDEPIHSAGSLSANHQRFLATGIRVASSSSCTKDNENSHLEPPNRNAQQVPTKVPSQQLPSFTSSWAVDDFLELTGFESPEKKESLQFGELEWLTDVGIFGEQFTQEALAAAEVPQLPVTNNSSSVASFRTSKSYMSHKKPRIEVLNDDDDDDEYFTVPDLG; encoded by the exons ATGAAAATTCAGTGTGATGTGTGTGAGAGGGCTCCGGCAACAGTGATTTGTTGCGCAGATGAGGCAGCTTTGTGTGCCAAATGTGATGTTGAAGTTCATGCTGCGAACAAACTTGCAAGCAAGCACCAAAGGCTTCTCCTTCAATGTCTATCAAACAAGCTTCCCAGATGTGACATTTGCCAA GACAAGCCAGCATTCATATTTTGTGTTGAAGACAGAGCACTCTTCTGTCAGGACTGTGATGAACCAATTCATTCAGCTGGAAGCCTTTCTGCAAACCACCAGCGCTTCCTAGCTACTGGTATCAGAGTGGCCTCAAGTTCTAGTTGCACCAAAGACAATGAAAACAGTCACTTGGAGCCTCCCAATAGGAATGCACAACAAGTTCCCACCAAAGTTCCTTCTCAGCAATTGCCTAGCTTCACATCCTCTTGGGCTGTTGATGACTTTTTGGAGTTAACAGGCTTTGAATCACCTGAGAAA AAGGAATCTCTACAATTTGGAGAGCTGGAATGGCTTACAGATGTGGGTATTTTTGGTGAACAATTCACTCAGGAAGCCTTGGCTGCAGCTGAAGTTCCTCAGCTTCCAGTAACTAATAATAGCAGCAGTGTTGCCTCATTCAGAACCTCCAAGTCCTACATGTCACACAAAAAACCTAGGATTGAAGTCctaaatgatgatgatgatgatgatgagtacTTTACTGTGCCTGATCTTGGCTAA
- the LOC111240682 gene encoding uncharacterized protein LOC111240682, with amino-acid sequence MSFSRTVYTHQTSSRICKFNLHLGCNQATNQVRPDAASDESPDVQHYPQLDHGGWSRRGREFCEARRAFLNSYHLSLERNNNGRSFKEKLKKSVKEVNEAAMGVVLSMHRRVLSKRRLKIRVFRIRMTSHSLALVTIRCFIPWINKNDIM; translated from the exons ATGTCATTTTCAAGAACAGTTTATACGCATCAAACTTCAAGCAGGATTTGCAAATTTAATCTTCATCTTGGGTGTAACCAAGCTACCAACCAG GTTCGTCCAGATGCAGCTTCTGATGAATCACCTGATGTACAACACTATCCACAGCTTGACCATGGAGGGTGGTCAAGGCGTGGTCGTGAGTTTTGTGAGGCGAGAAGAGCGTTTCTGAACAGTTACCATTTGAGTTTGGAAAGAAACAACAATGGAAGAAGCTTCAAGGAAAAGTTGAAGAAATCGGTGAAGGAGGTTAACGAAGCAGCCATGGGAGTTGTTTTGAGCATGCATCGTAGGGTGCTGTCTAAGAGACGACTTAAAATAAGAGTTTTTAGGATCAGAATGACGTCACACTCGCTGGCTCTTGTTACCATTAGATGTTTCATTCCATGGATCAACAAAAATGACATTATGTGA
- the LOC106778465 gene encoding angio-associated migratory cell protein-like isoform X2, with product MMKTITNHLSLTRPTLSMKLKWIMKIFLTLMMILNLVGNCEDEDGDFVHKFTAHTGELYSVASSPIDATLVATGGGDDRGFLWKIGQGDWAFELPGHEESVSSLAFSYDGQRLASGSLDGIIKVWDVSGNLEGKKLEGPGGGIEWLSWHPRGHILLAGSEDFTIWMWNTDNAALLNTFIGHGDSVSCGDFTPDGKIICTGSNDATLRIWNPKSAESTHVVRGHPYHTEGLTCLTINSTSTLALSGSKDGSVHIVNITTGRVVDNNALAPHSDSIECVGFSPSDSWAAVGSMDKKLIIWDIEHLIPRATCEHEDGVTCLAWLGASYVATGCVDGKVRLWDSRSGECVKTLKGHXDAIXSLSVSANRDYLVSASLDGTACAFEVENFR from the exons atgatgaagacgaTAACGAACCATCTTTCATTGACGAGGCCGACATTATCCATGAAGTTGAAATGGATAATGAAGATCTTCCTGACGCTGATGATGATTCTGAACTTGGTAGGGAATTGCG AGGACGAGGATGGTGATTTTGTGCACAAATTCACGGCTCATACCG GGGAGTTGTACTCAGTTGCCTCCAGCCCAATTGATGCAACCCTAGTGGCTACTGGGGGTGGTGATGACAGAGGATTTCTCTGGAAGATTGGCCAAGGAGATTGGGCTTTTGAGCTTCCAG GTCATGAAGAATCTGTATCTAGTTTAGCTTTTAGCTATGATGGACAGCGTTTGGCATCAGGAAGCTTAGATGGAATTATTAAAGTCTGGGATGTATCAGGAAATTTGGAAGGTAAAAAACTTGAAGGTCCTGGAGGGGGCATTGAG TGGCTTAGTTGGCATCCAAGAGGACATATACTCTTAGCTGGTTCTGAGGATTTTACCATTTGGATGTGGAATACTGATAATGCTGCCTTACTTAATACATTTATTGGTCATGGTGATAGTGTAAGCTGTGGTGATTTTACTCCTGATG GGAAAATAATATGTACTGGATCTAACGATGCAACCTTGAGAATATGGAATCCAAAAAGTGCAGAAAGCACTCATGTTGTGCGGG GCCATCCGTATCATACCGAGGGGTTAACATGCTTGACAATAAATTCAACTTCAACTCTCGCACTTTCTGGTTCTAAGGATGGATCTGTTCATATTGTGAATATTACCACAGGAAGA GTTGTTGATAATAATGCCCTTGCTCCTCATTCCGATTCCATCGAGTGTGTTGGGTTTTCACCAAG TGATTCGTGGGCCGCAGTTGGAAGCATGGATAAAAAATTGATCATCTGGGATATAGAGCATTTAATACCCCGAGCCACCTGTGAACACGAG GATGGAGTGACATGTTTGGCATGGCTCGGTGCATCATATGTAGCTACTGGTTGTGTGGATGGTAAGGTGAGATTGTGGGATAGCCGGTCTGGTGAATGTGTAAAAACATTAAAGGGACACNCTGATGCCATTCANTCTCTTTCTGTNTCTGCTAATCGGGATTACCTTGTTTCGGCCTCGCTTGATGGAACAGCTTGTGCTTTTGAGGTTGAAAATTTTCGGTAA
- the LOC106778465 gene encoding angio-associated migratory cell protein-like isoform X1, with protein MSSPPLLDDEDDNEPSFIDEADIIHEVEMDNEDLPDADDDSELEDEDGDFVHKFTAHTGELYSVASSPIDATLVATGGGDDRGFLWKIGQGDWAFELPGHEESVSSLAFSYDGQRLASGSLDGIIKVWDVSGNLEGKKLEGPGGGIEWLSWHPRGHILLAGSEDFTIWMWNTDNAALLNTFIGHGDSVSCGDFTPDGKIICTGSNDATLRIWNPKSAESTHVVRGHPYHTEGLTCLTINSTSTLALSGSKDGSVHIVNITTGRVVDNNALAPHSDSIECVGFSPSDSWAAVGSMDKKLIIWDIEHLIPRATCEHEDGVTCLAWLGASYVATGCVDGKVRLWDSRSGECVKTLKGHXDAIXSLSVSANRDYLVSASLDGTACAFEVENFR; from the exons ATGAGTTCTCCACCtcttcttgatgatgaagacgaTAACGAACCATCTTTCATTGACGAGGCCGACATTATCCATGAAGTTGAAATGGATAATGAAGATCTTCCTGACGCTGATGATGATTCTGAACTTG AGGACGAGGATGGTGATTTTGTGCACAAATTCACGGCTCATACCG GGGAGTTGTACTCAGTTGCCTCCAGCCCAATTGATGCAACCCTAGTGGCTACTGGGGGTGGTGATGACAGAGGATTTCTCTGGAAGATTGGCCAAGGAGATTGGGCTTTTGAGCTTCCAG GTCATGAAGAATCTGTATCTAGTTTAGCTTTTAGCTATGATGGACAGCGTTTGGCATCAGGAAGCTTAGATGGAATTATTAAAGTCTGGGATGTATCAGGAAATTTGGAAGGTAAAAAACTTGAAGGTCCTGGAGGGGGCATTGAG TGGCTTAGTTGGCATCCAAGAGGACATATACTCTTAGCTGGTTCTGAGGATTTTACCATTTGGATGTGGAATACTGATAATGCTGCCTTACTTAATACATTTATTGGTCATGGTGATAGTGTAAGCTGTGGTGATTTTACTCCTGATG GGAAAATAATATGTACTGGATCTAACGATGCAACCTTGAGAATATGGAATCCAAAAAGTGCAGAAAGCACTCATGTTGTGCGGG GCCATCCGTATCATACCGAGGGGTTAACATGCTTGACAATAAATTCAACTTCAACTCTCGCACTTTCTGGTTCTAAGGATGGATCTGTTCATATTGTGAATATTACCACAGGAAGA GTTGTTGATAATAATGCCCTTGCTCCTCATTCCGATTCCATCGAGTGTGTTGGGTTTTCACCAAG TGATTCGTGGGCCGCAGTTGGAAGCATGGATAAAAAATTGATCATCTGGGATATAGAGCATTTAATACCCCGAGCCACCTGTGAACACGAG GATGGAGTGACATGTTTGGCATGGCTCGGTGCATCATATGTAGCTACTGGTTGTGTGGATGGTAAGGTGAGATTGTGGGATAGCCGGTCTGGTGAATGTGTAAAAACATTAAAGGGACACNCTGATGCCATTCANTCTCTTTCTGTNTCTGCTAATCGGGATTACCTTGTTTCGGCCTCGCTTGATGGAACAGCTTGTGCTTTTGAGGTTGAAAATTTTCGGTAA
- the LOC106778466 gene encoding protein ENHANCED DISEASE RESISTANCE 2 isoform X1 produces MQHSCLSCNRIGKESFFHFSFITISKLILLLLGKQHPFMASVEWIDRIISEGAVPLLEPDNCSNGWATPPGDVFMVRGPEYFKTRVKIPAGDYLLKPLGFDWIKSSVKIGEILNDPNSRVRKVIDDEFSAAEKPFVWAFNIQVPNKDNYSAIAYFTTKERVLEDSLVEKFLKGDNAFRNSRLKLIANIVKGPWIVRKAVGEQAICVIGRALSCKYCTGENFIEVDIDIGSSMVASAIVHLAFGYISTLTVDLAFLIESQDESELPEKILGAFRFSDLDPASARSVEPSSVVNCDDVQTSLPTRLWKSIGQGFSHILHSGPQEDGSSSDSQHAKIVADHNDNPTEVKN; encoded by the exons ATGCAACATTCTTGTTTATCTTGCAATCGTATTGGTAAAGAAAGTTTTTTCCATTTTAGTTTCATTACTATAAGCAAGCTAATATTGTTATTACTGGGGAAGCAGCACCCATTTATGGCCAGCGTTGAATGGATAGATAGGATAATATCTGAAGGGGCCGTTCCACTTCTTGAGCCAGACAATTGTTCAAACGGTTGGGCTACACCTCCTGGTGATGTATTCATGGTCAGAGGCCCTGAGTATTTTAAGACAAGGGTTAAGATTCCTGCTGGTGATTATCTGCTGAAGCCTCTTGGTTTTGATTGGATTAAAAGTTCTGTGAAAATTGGGGAGATATTAAACGATCCAAATAGTAGAGTTAGGAAGGTCATTGATGATGAGTTTTCAGCAGCTGAAAAACCCTTTGTATGGGCCTTCAATATTCAAGTTCCAAACAAGGATAACTATAGTGCCATTGCTTATTTTACAACCAAAGAGAGAGTTCTTGAGGATTCCCTAGTGGAGAAATTTTTGAAGGGTGACAATGCATTCAGAAACTCAAGACTAAAGCTGATTGCCAACATTGTAAAAGGTCCTTGGATTGTTAGAAAAGCTGTTGGAGAACAGGCTATTTGTGTGATTGGGCGTGCCCTTTCCTGTAAATATTGCACAGGAGAGAATTTCATTGAAGTAGATATTGATATAGGGTCTTCCATGGTTGCAAGTGCAATAGTTCATTTGGCATTTGGTTATATCTCAACTCTGACTGTTGACTTGGCTTTTCTTATTGAGAGCCAAGATGAATCAGAGCTTCCTGAAAAAATTTTAGGTGCATTCAGATTTTCTGATCTTGATCCTGCTTCAGCTAGATCAGTTGAACCATCATCTGTTGTGAACTGTGACGATGTACAAACATCTTTACCTACTAGATTGTGGAAGTCAATTGGACAGGGCTTTTCCCATATTCTTCATTCAGGTCCTCAAGAAGATGGTTCTTCTTCTGATTCACAACATGCTAAAATTGTAGCAGATCACAACGATAATCCAACTGAAGTCAAAAACTG A
- the LOC106778466 gene encoding protein ENHANCED DISEASE RESISTANCE 2 isoform X2 has protein sequence MASVEWIDRIISEGAVPLLEPDNCSNGWATPPGDVFMVRGPEYFKTRVKIPAGDYLLKPLGFDWIKSSVKIGEILNDPNSRVRKVIDDEFSAAEKPFVWAFNIQVPNKDNYSAIAYFTTKERVLEDSLVEKFLKGDNAFRNSRLKLIANIVKGPWIVRKAVGEQAICVIGRALSCKYCTGENFIEVDIDIGSSMVASAIVHLAFGYISTLTVDLAFLIESQDESELPEKILGAFRFSDLDPASARSVEPSSVVNCDDVQTSLPTRLWKSIGQGFSHILHSGPQEDGSSSDSQHAKIVADHNDNPTEVKN, from the exons ATGGCCAGCGTTGAATGGATAGATAGGATAATATCTGAAGGGGCCGTTCCACTTCTTGAGCCAGACAATTGTTCAAACGGTTGGGCTACACCTCCTGGTGATGTATTCATGGTCAGAGGCCCTGAGTATTTTAAGACAAGGGTTAAGATTCCTGCTGGTGATTATCTGCTGAAGCCTCTTGGTTTTGATTGGATTAAAAGTTCTGTGAAAATTGGGGAGATATTAAACGATCCAAATAGTAGAGTTAGGAAGGTCATTGATGATGAGTTTTCAGCAGCTGAAAAACCCTTTGTATGGGCCTTCAATATTCAAGTTCCAAACAAGGATAACTATAGTGCCATTGCTTATTTTACAACCAAAGAGAGAGTTCTTGAGGATTCCCTAGTGGAGAAATTTTTGAAGGGTGACAATGCATTCAGAAACTCAAGACTAAAGCTGATTGCCAACATTGTAAAAGGTCCTTGGATTGTTAGAAAAGCTGTTGGAGAACAGGCTATTTGTGTGATTGGGCGTGCCCTTTCCTGTAAATATTGCACAGGAGAGAATTTCATTGAAGTAGATATTGATATAGGGTCTTCCATGGTTGCAAGTGCAATAGTTCATTTGGCATTTGGTTATATCTCAACTCTGACTGTTGACTTGGCTTTTCTTATTGAGAGCCAAGATGAATCAGAGCTTCCTGAAAAAATTTTAGGTGCATTCAGATTTTCTGATCTTGATCCTGCTTCAGCTAGATCAGTTGAACCATCATCTGTTGTGAACTGTGACGATGTACAAACATCTTTACCTACTAGATTGTGGAAGTCAATTGGACAGGGCTTTTCCCATATTCTTCATTCAGGTCCTCAAGAAGATGGTTCTTCTTCTGATTCACAACATGCTAAAATTGTAGCAGATCACAACGATAATCCAACTGAAGTCAAAAACTG A
- the LOC106778467 gene encoding protein STRICTOSIDINE SYNTHASE-LIKE 13, which yields MEKIKLKLLIKDETFLQHPFVLTLVLVFGLVMMDPFHLGPLSAHEFRPVKHDIAPYHQVMKNWPRDNMSRLALYGKSEFNNQVFGPESLEFDNMGRGPYTGLADGRVVRWMGEELGWETFAVVTSNWTEKLCFRGNDSTTAKQWKHEKTCGRPLGLRFDKESGDLYIADAYYGLLVVGPNGGLATSLATHVEGKPILFANDLDIHRNGSIFFTDTSKRYNRVAHFFILLEGEATGRLLRYDPPTKTTHVVLDGLAFPNGVQFSEDQSFLLFTETTNCRLMKFWLEGPRSGSVELLADLPGFPDNVRMNGKGQFWVAIDCCRTPAQEVLSHNPWLRNIYFRLPIRMSLLARTMGMRMYTVISLLNDKGEVLEVLEDREGEVMQLVSEVREEQGKLWIGTVAHNHIATLSYP from the exons AtggagaaaataaaactaaaactactCATCAAGGATGAAACCTTTCTCCAACACCCTTTTGTTCTAACTCTTGTTCTTGTTTTTGGCCTCGTTATGATGGACCCTTTTCATCTGGGTCCTCTGTCTGCGCATGAATTCCGACCCGTGAAGCATGACATTGCACCATACCACCAAGTCATGAAAAATTGGCCCAGGGACAACATGAGCAGGTTAGCACTCTATGGGAAATCAGAATTCAATAATCAAGTCTTTGGACCAGAGTCGCTCGAGTTCGATAACATGGGTCGTGGCCCTTACACTGGTTTAGCCGATGGACGCGTTGTTCGATGGATGGGAGAGGAACTTGGTTGGGAAACATTTGCTGTTGTCACTTCTAATTG GACGGAGAAGCTTTGCTTTAGGGGCAATGATTCGACCACTGCAAAACAATGGAAGCATGAGAAGACATGTGGGCGTCCCTTAGGTCTAAGGTTTGACAAAGAGAGTGGAGATCTATACATAGCAGACGCATACTATGGCCTTCTTGTGGTTGGACCAAATGGGGGATTAGCCACATCATTGGCAACCCATGTTGAAGGAAAACCCATTCTCTTCGCAAATGACCTTGACATTCATAGGAATGGATCCATCTTCTTCACAGACACCAGCAAAAGATACAACAGAGT TGcacacttttttatattactgGAAGGAGAAGCTACTGGTAGGCTCCTCAGATATGATCCTCCAACTAAAACAACCCATGTTGTTTTGGATGGCCTTGCTTTTCCTAATGGAGTGCAGTTTTCTGAAGATCAATCCTTCCTTCTCTTCACTGAAACCACCAATTGCAG GTTAATGAAGTTTTGGCTAGAGGGCCCTAGAAGTGGAAGTGTGGAACTTTTGGCTGATCTTCCGGGGTTCCCTGACAACGTAAGAATGAACGGAAAAGGGCAATTCTGGGTGGCTATAGATTGTTGTCGCACTCCAGCACAAGAAGTTCTGAGTCATAATCCATGGTTGAGGAACATTTACTTCCGTTTGCCCATCAGAATGAGCTTGTTGGCTAGAACGATGGGGATGAGAATGTACACTGTTATTTCACTTCTGAACGACAAGGGAGAGGTTTTGGAAGTTCTTGAAGATCGAGAAGGTGAGGTTATGCAGCTGGTCAGTGAAGTTAGAGAGGAGCAAGGAAAGCTCTGGATCGGGACTGTTGCTCATAATCACATTGCCACATTATCTTACccttaa
- the LOC106778468 gene encoding electron transfer flavoprotein-ubiquinone oxidoreductase, mitochondrial: MLNLRSLFSKSKSKIASTGFLLRATITSQCLHTKIHTPNANNSHHVLSRRYSHVAFSFSKPPARFNSRVPTSRTLCTASSERDSIEYDVVIVGAGPAGLSAAIRLKQMCRERNADLSVCVLDKGAEVGAHIISGNVFEPRALNELLPQWKEQEAPITTPVSSDKFWFLTKGRAISLPSPFNNQGNYVISLSQLVRWMGTKAEELGVEIYPGFAASEILYDANNKVIGIGTNDMGIAKDGSKKENFQRGVEIKGHITLLAEGCRGSLSEKIIKKYNLRERGGAEHQTYALGIKEVWEIDEEKHQPGAVIHTLGWPLDHKTYGGSFLYHMKDNQISIGLVVALNYQNPFLNPYEEFQKLKHHPAIKPFLEGGTVIQYGARTLNEGGFQSIPYPVFPGGALIGCSAGFMNVPKIKGTHTAMKSGMLAAEATFGALNEGLDMDTYWDTLKNSWIWEELHKSRNYRPAFEYGLIPGLALSGLEHYVFKGRHSFTLKHGKPDHEATNAARFHSPIHYPKADGVLSFDVPSSLHRSNTNHEHDQPPHLRLRDPKSPEHINLPVYAAPESRYCPARVYEYVADEQNQMKLQINAQNCLHCKACDIKDPMQNIEWKVPEGGGGPGYSVM, encoded by the exons ATGCTCAACTTACGCTCTCTCTTCTCCAAATCCAAATCCAAAATCGCCAGCACCGGTTTTCTTCTTCGAGCAACCATTACATCCCAATGTCTTCACACGAAAATCCACACTCCCAATGCTAACAATTCTCATCATGTACTTTCTCGTCGCTATTCTCACGTCGCTTTCTCATTCTCTAAGCCACCTGCTCGTTTCAATTCTAGGGTTCCGACTTCTCGGACTTTATGCACCGCCTCGTCGGAGAGGGACTCCATCGAGTACGACGTCGTTATCGTCGGCGCTGGTCCCGCCGGCTTGTCGGCGGCGATTCGCCTTAAGCAAATGTGCCGCGAAAGAAACGCCGATTTGTCCGTCTGTGTCCTCGACAAAGGTGCCGAAGTAG GTGCTCACATTATATCTGGAAACGTTTTTGAACCTCGCGCACTGAATGAGCTTCTTCCGCAGTGGAAGGAGCAAGAG GCTCCGATCACTACTCCTGTTTCTTCTGACAAGTTTTGGTTTCTGACCAAAGGTCGTGCAATTTCGCTTCCGTCTCCTTTCAACAACCAGGGCAACTATGTAATAAG CCTAAGTCAGTTAGTGCGTTGGATGGGAACAAAAGCTGAAGAGTTAGGAGTGGAAATATACCCAGGATTTGCTGCAAGTGAG ATATTGTATGATGCAAACAACAAAGTTATTGGTATTGGAACTAATGATATGGGAATTGCAAAAGATGGTTCAAAGAAGGAGAATTTTCAACGTGGCGTCGAGATCAAAG GCCACATAACACTTCTGGCTGAGGGATGTAGAGGATCATTGTCAGAg aaaataataaaaaagtacaaCCTAAGAGAGAGGGGAGGTGCAGAACACCAGACATACGCTTTGGGAATTAAAGAG GTCTGGGAAATTGATGAGGAAAAACATCAACCTGGTGCTGTAATCCACACTTTGGGATGGCCTTTAGATCATAAAACATATGGAGGATCTTTTCtgtatcacatgaaagataatcaA ATATCTATTGGCCTTGTGGTTGCTTTAAACTATCAAAACCCGTTCTTGAATCCGTATGAGGAATTTcag AAACTTAAGCATCATCCTGCAATTAAACCATTTCTGGAAGGTGGAACAGTTATCCAGTATGGAGCTCGCACTTTAAATGAAGGTGGTTTTCAG TCTATCCCATATCCAGTTTTCCCTGGAGGAGCACTTATTGGATGTTCAGCTGGCTTCATGAATGTGCCTAAGATAAAGGGAACTCACACAGCAATGAAATCAG GAATGCTTGCGGCCGAAGCTACATTTGGTGCACTTAATGAAGGTCTAGATATGGATACATATTGGGATACTTTGAAGAATTCATGGATTTGGGAAGAATTACATAAATCTCGGAACTATAGACCG GCCTTTGAATACGGGCTTATTCCAGGACTGGCCTTAAGTGGTCTGGAACA TTACGTATTCAAGGGGAGGCACTCATTTACTTTGAAGCATGGTAAACCGGATCATGAAGCTACCAAT GCTGCTCGGTTTCATTCTCCAATTCACTATCCAAAGGCTGATGGTGTCTTGTCCTTTGATGTACCTTCGTCTCTGCACAG GAGCAACACAAATCATGAGCATGATCAACCTCCTCATCTTCGTTTGAGAGACCCAAAGAGTCCCGAACATATAAATTTACCAGTGTATGCTGCACCTGAATCGAGATATTGTCCTGCACGAGTATATGA GTATGTTGCGGATGAGCAGAATCAGATGAAATTGCAAATTAATGCACAAAATTGCTTACATTGCAAG GCATGTGACATCAAAGATCCAATGCAAAACATTGAGTGGAAAGTGCCTGAAGGGGGTGGAGGTCCAGGATACTCAGTCATGTAG
- the LOC106778470 gene encoding probable transcription factor PosF21, with the protein MDKDKSLGHGGGLPPPSARYSGYSPSGTAFSVKSEPPSSSTSSYPPLAPGISTPESSGFSHDISRMPDNPPRNRGHRRAHSEILTLPDDISFDSDLGVVGGADGPSFSDEAEEDLLSMYLDMDKFNSSSATSTFQMGEPSGAMGASGSASASGAPTSSAENSAVGTLERPRVRHQHSQSMDGSTTIKPELLVSGSEDLSAADSKKAMSAAKLAELALIDPKRAKRIWANRQSAARSKERKMRYIAELERKVQTLQTEATSLSAQLSLLQRDTNGLNSENSELKLRLQTMEQQVHLQDALNDALKEEIQHLKILTGQAMPPNGGGPMLNFASFGGGQQFYPNNHAMHTLLAAQQFQQLQIHPQKQHQFQQLQQQMLQQQQQQQQREQQHQQSSDMKMREASPTPCPPKDNALSDVNPSGAKDC; encoded by the exons ATGGATAAGGACAAATCTCTAGGTCACGGGGGAGGTTTGCCACCTCCCTCGGCACGTTATTCGGGTTACTCACCTTCCGGAACTGCGTTCAGTGTGAAATCTGAGCCGCCGTCGTCGTCGACGTCGTCGTATCCGCCACTGGCTCCGGGAATTTCCACACCGGAGTCTAGTGGGTTTAGTCATGATATTAGCAGAATGCCCGATAATCCTCCGAGAAATAGAGGTCACAGGCGTGCTCATTCCGAGATTCTTACCCTACCGGATGATATTAGCTTTGACAGTGACCTTGGTGTGGTTGGAGGTGCTGATGGGCCTTCCTTCTCCGACGAAGCCGAGGAGGACTTGTTGTCAATGTACCTTGATATGGATAAGTTCAATTCGTCGTCGGCGACGTCCACGTTTCAAATGGGCGAACCGTCTGGTGCAATGGGAGCGTCGGGTTCAGCATCGGCATCAGGGGCACCCACCTCTTCTGCAGAGAATAGTGCTGTTGGAACTCTTGAGCGGCCCAGAGTTAGACACCAGCATAGTCAATCCATGGATGGATCAACTACCATCAAGCCTGAGCTGCTGGTTTCTGGTTCGGAAGACTTGTCTGCGGCGGATTCCAAAAAAGCAATGTCAGCTGCTAAGCTTGCTGAGCTTGCCTTGATTGACCCCAAACGTGCGAAAAG GATATGGGCAAATAGACAGTCTGCTGCGAGATCAAAAGAGAGGAAGATGCGGTACATTGCCGAGCTTGAAAGGAAGGTACAGACATTGCAAACGGAAGCAACATCTTTGTCTGCACAATTAAGTCTCTTGCAG AGGGATACAAATGGCTTGAATTCTGAGAACAGTGAACTGAAGCTGCGGTTACAAACCATGGAGCAACAAGTTCACTTGCAAGATG CACTAAATGACGCATTAAAAGAGGAAATTCAGCATTTGAAAATACTGACTGGACAAGCCATGCCACCTAATGGAGGAGGGCCTATGCTGAACTTTGCCTCTTTTGGAGGGGGGCAGCAATTCTATCCCAATAATCATGCCATGCACACTCTTTTAGCTGCACAGCAGTTTCAGCAACTCCAAATTCATCCTCAGAAGCAGCATCAATTTCAGCAGCTTCAACAACAAATGTtgcaacagcaacaacaacaacaacagagGGAACAGCAGCACCAACAATCAAGCGACATGAAAATGAGAGAAGCTTCACCTACTCCATGTCCTCCCAAAGATAATGCGTTATCAGATGTAAATCCTTCAGGAGCTAAGGACTGTTGA